GCGAACACCACGTCAAAGACAACGGCCGCAGCGTCCATATTAGTGAGCCGCGTCACCAGGTCAGCAACCAAAATACGGGGCCAGGGCCATTGACCGTGCCTCCTCAGGCTTTCTTCGTCAATATCCACAATGGCGACCGGGGCGTCTTCGTAGGCGCGCGGATGCAGGCGCTGGAAGGTGTCGTACGATATGTTCTGCAAAATGGATTTCAAGGGCGCATTCAGTACGATAACGACGATGGCCATAAGCAGGATCGCCAAGGAAAACAGGAGCGGTAGTTTCTTTATGGTTCGCATAGTACCAACTTTACAGTGAATTTTCCCTCAAAACATCCCCTTTGAACAACACGGTCAAGCGAGTCTCTGAACAACATCGGCCGGCCCTCCTCCCACGACTGCTACGCGGGATCCATTTTCTAAAGACAGGCCGGAATTATCGTCCGTGTGGAACTGAAATTTTTTTGACTGATTTTTCTCTAGCATTTCCCTTCCCAGAGGCTGTTCATCCTTTGATTTGGCATGCCAATATTCTCAGCATGCATTCAGATCAGCAGATAGTATAAGCCGGACAGGATCACTGACGTCATCAGGATAAACAGACAGGGGCCGGCGATATAACGGTATGTGCCCAGAACGGGCGTCTCAAAATATTCACAGGTAACAACAAAGCAAACATGGATGGGTGAAACCATCATGCCCATATAACCGAAGCCGTAGGCGCAAGCCGTGGTCGCCGCTGAGATTCCCAGGGTTGGATTTTGCCCGACAAGGGCAAACACAATGGGAAAACTTGCTCCGACAAAACCAAAGGCGGTCCCTGTAACCATGCCGGAGATGAAAGGAAGCAGCACGATGACGGCCAAAATGGGAATGCCGGCACTGATAAACTCGTCGCGCATGAGCGTTACCAGGGTTATTCCCGAGGCGTTAAGCGGGCTTTTCAATACGGCGGAAAATATCTGAATGCCAATGACCAGGATAAGCATCACCCAGGTATTTCTTCTTCTGAAAAAACCCAACGAGGTTATCCATGACGAGCCGTTTCCCAAAAAGGCGGCCACAATTGCGAGAATCAGGCCGATAAGCATGGCAATCAGGCTCGACAGTGAACCGGATACTCCCTTAGATATCAGCACGATAGATCCGATAACCGACAGGATTACCAGAAGCCCGATAGGACCGAGGGCAGAAAAAACAGCGCCATAATCCAGGATGCCGCCCGGGGAATGACCCGCGTTATTTGTTTTAATCTTTCTGAGAATAAAAAAATATCCCGCGGCAGCCGCGACAAGGGTGAAGGGGATCTGAATGAGATAGAAAAGGGCCGCCGGCAGCCCGGAATACGTTATGGCGAGGAGCACACCGGGATACAGAGGCCACCAGTATTCCCATATGTGCCGAAACCAGTAGTTGATGGCCGCCTTCTGCGCGGCACCCAGTTCGTTTTCTGTATCCACCGAGGCAACCAGAGGCGCTGAAAAGAGGGCGCCGCCAGGCATGGGAAGCAGCCCGACGAGAACCGGCAATCCCGCCAGCAGCATCTTTTTATTTTGCAGCCAGGTCTTCAGGGCCGCCACGGTCCGTTCCATCCGACCGGTGCAATCAAGTGCTTCAGTAAAAAATAAGAGTAATAGAACAACAACGGGCAGCAGGTAGTTATCCGGATTATCAAAACTGGTGACCTGGCGCCAAAGGCCCTGGATTCCTGTGCCTGACCAGAGGGAAAGGATGACGGAAAATAGCAAAATGGCCACCCCCAGCGCAAAGCCGAACCGGTTGGCCAGAAGAATTCCCGCCAGTGAGCCGCCAACCTTTACATACGCGGGGAGATTTAATAAAGATTCCATCATGATGGAGTTGTTACCGCCTATTGCCAATTTCTTTTGTCTTCAATTTTTTTGCCGCCTGCCGGGATTGCGGGGACAATAACGGCGCTGCCCCGTAGCTTGGTTGATTCCCGGATCTTCTCCTCAATGGCCGCCTTGAGGATTTCTGTTCCCGAAACTCCCGCTTTGAGCTGGACTTCCACGGTCATCATGTCGGTCACCCCTTCCCGTGTGACCACAACCCTGATCTTTTCGACCTCGTTGGGGAACCTGGCCGCAGCCTCATCAATCTGGCGCGGATGGACAAACATGCCTTTAATCTTCGTCACCTCATCCGCCCGGCCCAGGATACCCTTCAGCCGGCAAGAGGTTCGGCCGCAGGGACATTCGTCTGTAACCACTACGGAAAGGTCTCCCGTACCATATCGGACCAGCGGATAGCATTCCTTGCCGAGGTCGGTCACCACC
This portion of the Deltaproteobacteria bacterium genome encodes:
- a CDS encoding CHASE2 domain-containing protein, coding for MAIVVIVLNAPLKSILQNISYDTFQRLHPRAYEDAPVAIVDIDEESLRRHGQWPWPRILVADLVTRLTNMDAAAVVFDVVFA
- a CDS encoding DUF401 family protein, with amino-acid sequence MMESLLNLPAYVKVGGSLAGILLANRFGFALGVAILLFSVILSLWSGTGIQGLWRQVTSFDNPDNYLLPVVVLLLLFFTEALDCTGRMERTVAALKTWLQNKKMLLAGLPVLVGLLPMPGGALFSAPLVASVDTENELGAAQKAAINYWFRHIWEYWWPLYPGVLLAITYSGLPAALFYLIQIPFTLVAAAAGYFFILRKIKTNNAGHSPGGILDYGAVFSALGPIGLLVILSVIGSIVLISKGVSGSLSSLIAMLIGLILAIVAAFLGNGSSWITSLGFFRRRNTWVMLILVIGIQIFSAVLKSPLNASGITLVTLMRDEFISAGIPILAVIVLLPFISGMVTGTAFGFVGASFPIVFALVGQNPTLGISAATTACAYGFGYMGMMVSPIHVCFVVTCEYFETPVLGTYRYIAGPCLFILMTSVILSGLYYLLI